The following nucleotide sequence is from Anopheles stephensi strain Indian chromosome 3, UCI_ANSTEP_V1.0, whole genome shotgun sequence.
GATACGATGCCGGGACAAGGCTCCCAACTCTTATTACCTTCCGTCAATGGGGACCAAGtacgattctctctctctgtctctttctctcttaccATAGGAGGATATACGACAATATTATGCTCGAGGGGGAGGGGGATTAGATTTAAAACTGATCCACCAAAAGATCGCATATTTCTTGCGTCACTGCCTCTAAACTGGATCGTATAGTCAAGCGGAACATCTAGAAAGagggaaaatgaaattgaaaaatttaattcacataCTTTACCACACAAATTTGGACtaaatagtattttttttactttcttagGACAATTTTTGGCTAAGGAGTAGAATAGGCTTACAAAAACTAGATAAAATAGTAACTTTAAGCATTTATAACAATTCATgacttaataaaaaaatagttaattaTTCACAATTTAATATGAAACTTTTCAGAAAATTATATAATAACGATAACTACATTTTACCACGccaaatgaaaatgttttacataatttatgtACACATCTTACTGTGAGTTTAAATCATTTTGTCCTATCTCGTCAAGTGCTcattccactgtgcacttcCACGAATAGCTTGCATGCGAGTGTGTTCCATGCAACTTGTAGGCCCGTTCTACTCTTTAGCCCAATTTTGTTGTTCATGATGAATGTACTAACCTGTGCCTGCTTATTCGGCTCCAAACGCAGCAGGCAGCCCACCTTGTGCGCCTGCGTATGAATAATTCCCGCACAAACCATATTGTCCGGGTTGGGATCGATGCTGTCCAGCAGTTGCATACCGAACCCGGTCAGCTTGTTGCGTGCGCCAGGCAAATCGAGCGGTTGCTGTGCCTTAAACACCCGTTGCGCCCGTTGTTGCTCACTGTAGcaagaatgcaaaaaaatgtATTCAATCGAGTTGTTTGCGTCTGCGTCTTCCAAACACCCTTCCCACAGCTTACCCGCCAAGATTTCTCCACCGGGCAAAGAACGATTCCGCGTTCATCTCGGTCGGCTCGAAGAACTTGTTGATCGTCAGCGGAAGGTTGACGGTAATTTTTTGCTGCGCACCACCGCTCACCCGGAACGAGATGATGATCGACGGTGCGCCGAGATAGTGATCGATACACTCGGCCGTGAGCAGCTGCTGTATTTGGGCGCCCGCCTCGAGCGTCGGTTCTACCGCCTTTATCTGCACGTTCAGCTTAAGCGCATCCTCGGCCGACCACTGCAGGGTGGGTACGAAGTTTTGCAGTGCCGTTTGCGTTTTGTTACCGTAGTACAGGCCCAGCCGGCCAAGGTTCTGGCGGAACTCACTCTTGACGCCGATCTGGAGCAGATCGTTCTCGAACAGGACACCATTGTTTTTGAAAACGAATCTGAAGCGAGAGAAGCCGgatttagttttctttttttggcatATTGGCGAGACCTTTGACTTACTTTTTGGAATTATTAACCACACTGCTGTTACCGTTGGCTGTGCTGTAGATGTCGCCCAGCACGTCGATCAGCGTGCCAGACTGGCTGGCCGGTGGAGTGCTTAGTCCGAGCAAATCGGAACTAGCATTTGCGTTGTTTGCACTACCGAAAAAGGGGTAAAATTCCAATTATCcttttaaaagcaaaaaaaaaaccttagtTTGCTGGATTACACCCACCTGGAAGTGTGATTGGTTTGAGCATTGTTGTGAGCATTGTTATGACTGTTCGGTACCGGGCTCTTGCTGTCGCGTATCTCCGCATTCTCCGGCACCCGGCccggtttcttcttcttcagcacCGCCAGTATGGAGCTTTCGCGCTCCGGGAACGAGGGCATCTCCTCCAGCACGGTCGCCAACACGTCGGTGGAAGCGACAATGCTGAGCTGCAGGTACTCGCTCGCCCGCTGCTGCAACTCGGCATCGGCCGACCGCAGATTGCTGTGCTGCCGGAACACGTCCTGGATGGTGCCCCGGATCTCCGGGAACAGGTTGATAAACTTGATGTACGTCGACAGCAGCAGTGCCCGTGTCATCGACGAGCACAGGTGATACTTGGAGTGCAGCAGCTTAAACTGTACCATCGGTGCCGAACGTGAATCGCCGGCAATTAAATTTCCAAACTCGCCCAGTATGTAACCACCCACTTTGACCATGTTCTCGTGGCAGGCAGGCGCTTGCAGCGCTTCGAACACGGTCTTTGCCGCGTAACCCTGCACCTCTTCGCGATTGATCACGATCTGGATCACCCGGTACCACACCTCTTCCGACACGTAATCGCCCGCAATTCGAATCAGGTTCAGAATCACATCCACGTACCACGTGTAATCGGTCGCATACTTTTCGGCCAGTATCGCGACCTTCAGCACCATCTCCTCGCGGATCGAGTAATCGGCCGTTTCGAGATAGTTGAGCATCTCCTGCACGATCTCTTCCGCGTTCGAGCGATCGCACATCGCGTACAGCAGATCGACCGCCTGCTGGCGCACCGACACATCCTTCTCCATCTTCATCGACAGTATCACCACCTCCTGGTGCTTCTTGACGGCTTCGTGCGAAAACTCGGACGTTGCCAGATGGCACATCGATTCCAGCGCCAGGTAGCGCAGGTTCGTTTCGCGGTTGCTCAGGAACTGGCCGAGCTGGTTGCACGCGCGCACCAACAAACTCGGCTCGCTGTCGTTGTGTATGATCAGATTGATCGCCTCGAACAGGACCGCATTCTTCGcgttcgagtgctgcacctTCTTGCTCTTGGGCGGCTCCTGCGCCTTGTTCAGAATCGTTTCCAAGCACTCGTTCAGCCGGCCCCGCACGCCCGGATCTTCCGTCGGTGGGTTATAGTTTTGCAGCAGACGCAACAGCTTCACCGACAGCCACGGTGCCGGCACGAAGTAGTACGTGTAGTCCTGCAGATCGGTATAGGACGCGGTTACGATGCGGGACAGGCGCGACACGGCCAGGCTGACGCATCCCTTGTACTCTTCCGGGTTTTTCTTCACCAGCGCATCGATCAAACTGGTCGCCGCCGTTACCACCCCCATATGCTGATCGTTCAGCAGATGAATGATCCGGCTCGTCCACTCACCGCCCGGGATAATGTCCGGACAGGTGCGGAACAAGCGCAACAGGCAGAGGGCGGCCGATTGCTTCACCACATCCATCGTGTCGCCCGACACGAGCAGCTTCGGGATTTCGTTCGAGAACGCTTCCGCCATATCCCGGCTGCCGATGTTGGCGATGCACTGCAGCGCTAGGTTCACGTGGATCGGATTCCGCGACTGCAGATCGTTCTTGATGCTTTGGATGATGAGTTTAATCAGATCGCTGTTCGTGTTGACCAGCACCGAAATGAACAGATAGCCCTGGAAAAGTGCGACGCACGAAGGAAAACATTCACATCCAAGTAAACGggactctctctcgctctctatacTCACGATTTGTTTCTCCGAGTATTTGTTGGAGGAAAGCAAATTAACCGCCTCCATGTGACCGAAATCGATGTCATGGCCCAGCAGAAAGATAAACAGCAGCTTGCAGAcgtacttcttcttctggtaTCCGTCCAGCGTTTTATCGCCTTTGAATTTGCTCCGAATGTTGGCCAGCTCCTTGTTGATGCGCTTGATTTCCGCCTCTTTGCTTTTGCCTGCCGATTTACACCGAATGTAAGTTACCAGGATTCAATCACCGGAGAAGGCGAAGATATCGACTTACAATTTCTGATGTCCGATATAAACACGGCTAGACCGCGCATTCCATCCCCACGTACCGGTGCCATCTTGGATGCGGATGATGATACAAATCGCGTACTGTGTTCttcacacactcactctctctctttctctatcgtGTGCAGTACAACAACGGCTCGAAAATTACCACCACCCGTTTGTTTTCGTCGTACGCACAATCAACGCACTTGTCTCTTTACCCGCGCGACCGGAAACGACCACGTCGTCGACCAGAACCGTTGCTCTCTGTCTCCGTCAATTGCAGTACACCGCTCGAGATGCGAGATGTCGCCTGCCTACCCACAAGCAGGCTTTATTTTTATGGAAACAGATATTTCTTCAACTAGCAATCACCTCACCATTTACCCTTAGCAACACAACTCCCtgtaaaaaaatggagaaaaagacATGTATTACAACGATGTGTAAAGAAGGGACGGTGTAAAATTCAAGAGCACAATCTTCATCACTGCcaataagcagcagcagcagcagcagcagaaaatgtgatttatcAGCCCGCTGGCTTATTCCACATCGCAGCTGCCCACTAGTCGGTCAGTTCAGTCCCCAACATCCTGAGGTCAGTTATCGTCGTTTCCAGAGCATGTACGCGCCCGCACTGCCCTATACACCACACAGCACATCATATCAATCACGTACGTTTTCTTACGTATGCTACTCTCGGGGTCCGcctcttttgctctctctcgcgTTAATACCCAGCATAGCGGCGCTGCAGTTAACGAAGCGCCCAACTTCTAGCCGCACGAGaagaatttaattcaattatctGATAACAATAACACACGCTGCTTCTGGTGCAGATTCTTCTCGCGTAGGCAAGAACGTTGCCACGGACACCGCCATTGAAGCTGGCTGGATCGGCTACTAGCTTTCTTCCCTTTCAACATCCATTCGCACTGTCTTTTAGCTCCGTGCACCtcgaatcccccccccccccctctcccctttTGTTCCTCGAACAATGCACCACTCTTCCGATAAACCTCCTCAGCGGCCCGTCGGAAAGATCGCCCTATTCCCAAGATAACGGTGGCGCCCGCAAGTTCCGGACCGGGCAACTCCCCGCGCTGGGATTTCACTTCGCGAATGCAAATGATGTCGAGCCCTTGTGCGTCAACAACGCCCGTT
It contains:
- the LOC118510669 gene encoding AP-2 complex subunit alpha, translated to MAPVRGDGMRGLAVFISDIRNCKSKEAEIKRINKELANIRSKFKGDKTLDGYQKKKYVCKLLFIFLLGHDIDFGHMEAVNLLSSNKYSEKQIGYLFISVLVNTNSDLIKLIIQSIKNDLQSRNPIHVNLALQCIANIGSRDMAEAFSNEIPKLLVSGDTMDVVKQSAALCLLRLFRTCPDIIPGGEWTSRIIHLLNDQHMGVVTAATSLIDALVKKNPEEYKGCVSLAVSRLSRIVTASYTDLQDYTYYFVPAPWLSVKLLRLLQNYNPPTEDPGVRGRLNECLETILNKAQEPPKSKKVQHSNAKNAVLFEAINLIIHNDSEPSLLVRACNQLGQFLSNRETNLRYLALESMCHLATSEFSHEAVKKHQEVVILSMKMEKDVSVRQQAVDLLYAMCDRSNAEEIVQEMLNYLETADYSIREEMVLKVAILAEKYATDYTWYVDVILNLIRIAGDYVSEEVWYRVIQIVINREEVQGYAAKTVFEALQAPACHENMVKVGGYILGEFGNLIAGDSRSAPMVQFKLLHSKYHLCSSMTRALLLSTYIKFINLFPEIRGTIQDVFRQHSNLRSADAELQQRASEYLQLSIVASTDVLATVLEEMPSFPERESSILAVLKKKKPGRVPENAEIRDSKSPVPNSHNNAHNNAQTNHTSSANNANASSDLLGLSTPPASQSGTLIDVLGDIYSTANGNSSVVNNSKKFVFKNNGVLFENDLLQIGVKSEFRQNLGRLGLYYGNKTQTALQNFVPTLQWSAEDALKLNVQIKAVEPTLEAGAQIQQLLTAECIDHYLGAPSIIISFRVSGGAQQKITVNLPLTINKFFEPTEMNAESFFARWRNLGGEQQRAQRVFKAQQPLDLPGARNKLTGFGMQLLDSIDPNPDNMVCAGIIHTQAHKVGCLLRLEPNKQAQMFRLTIRSSLEAVTQEICDLLVDQF